The Vibrio tarriae genome includes a window with the following:
- the ybgE gene encoding cyd operon protein YbgE, with translation MSDWQPMWSEKVARCHDITDKAFFKALSLLLGFYNAAMVMWDPNSYADRIGGFNAIITPLMIWAICASMVFGVGFRPRHWVWQIVFSPYLSLTTLSYLTLVQLIS, from the coding sequence GTGAGTGATTGGCAACCAATGTGGTCTGAAAAGGTCGCTCGCTGTCATGACATCACCGATAAGGCCTTTTTCAAGGCCTTATCGCTACTATTAGGGTTCTACAATGCCGCCATGGTGATGTGGGATCCGAATAGTTACGCAGATCGAATAGGTGGCTTCAATGCAATCATTACGCCGCTGATGATTTGGGCGATATGTGCCAGTATGGTCTTTGGGGTAGGGTTTAGGCCTCGCCACTGGGTATGGCAGATCGTCTTCAGCCCATACCTATCCTTGACCACTCTGAGTTATTTGACGCTGGTGCAGCTGATAAGCTAG
- the cydX gene encoding cytochrome bd-I oxidase subunit CydX, whose protein sequence is MWYFAWILGVLLACAFGIINALWLEHSEMMDKDSE, encoded by the coding sequence ATGTGGTATTTCGCATGGATCCTTGGCGTATTACTCGCCTGTGCATTCGGCATCATCAATGCTCTTTGGTTAGAGCATAGCGAGATGATGGACAAAGATAGTGAGTGA
- the cydB gene encoding cytochrome d ubiquinol oxidase subunit II codes for MFDYEILRLIWWVLIGVLLVGFAITDGFDMGVGALVPIIGKNDNERRVMINSIAPHWDGNQVWLITAGGALFAAWPLVYATSFSGFYLAMIVTLAALWLRPVGLDYRSKIENTKWRNNWDLAISASGFIPPVIFGVAFGNLLQGVPFQLSDFLMPTYHGSFFGLLNPFALLCGLVSLFMTLLQGSAWLQMKTTSHVHQRARNVAQLTGLLTAVCFVAAGFWVQHIDGYMIVGAIDGNAASNPLNKEVIRETGSWLHNFEQVPVLWLAPALGVFMPLLSVLASRLNKGGLAFLTSSLGNAGVIFTAGFAMFPFVMPSSLNPAHSLTMWDATSSKLTLELMTVVAVVMVPIILGYTIWSYYKMFGRLDDKFIEDNKNSLY; via the coding sequence ATGTTTGATTACGAGATCTTACGACTCATTTGGTGGGTACTGATTGGTGTGCTCCTCGTGGGTTTTGCCATCACAGATGGCTTTGATATGGGCGTTGGGGCGCTAGTCCCTATCATTGGTAAAAATGATAACGAACGTCGAGTGATGATTAACTCTATTGCCCCACATTGGGATGGAAACCAAGTTTGGTTAATCACTGCAGGTGGTGCCTTGTTTGCCGCATGGCCACTGGTTTATGCCACTTCATTTTCTGGCTTCTACCTAGCCATGATTGTGACACTTGCTGCGCTTTGGTTACGCCCTGTGGGTCTAGACTATCGCTCAAAAATCGAGAACACAAAATGGCGTAATAACTGGGATTTAGCGATTTCAGCATCAGGATTTATTCCACCCGTTATCTTCGGGGTGGCATTCGGTAACCTGCTACAAGGTGTCCCTTTTCAACTGAGTGATTTCTTGATGCCGACCTACCATGGTTCATTCTTTGGTCTGCTCAATCCATTTGCTCTGTTATGTGGTCTTGTGAGCTTGTTCATGACTTTGCTGCAAGGCTCTGCATGGCTACAGATGAAAACCACATCGCACGTGCATCAACGTGCACGTAATGTGGCACAACTGACCGGTTTGCTCACCGCAGTGTGTTTTGTGGCAGCGGGTTTTTGGGTTCAGCACATCGACGGTTATATGATTGTTGGTGCGATTGACGGTAATGCGGCATCGAATCCGCTCAACAAAGAAGTGATTCGTGAAACGGGCTCTTGGCTACACAACTTTGAACAAGTTCCTGTACTGTGGTTAGCACCTGCTCTTGGTGTGTTTATGCCTCTACTCTCGGTTTTGGCGTCACGTTTAAATAAAGGTGGTTTGGCATTTTTGACCTCTAGCTTAGGTAACGCTGGTGTTATCTTTACTGCGGGTTTCGCCATGTTCCCATTCGTTATGCCTTCAAGTTTGAATCCAGCTCATAGCTTGACTATGTGGGATGCAACTTCGAGCAAGCTGACGCTAGAACTGATGACCGTGGTTGCGGTTGTCATGGTGCCTATCATTTTGGGCTACACCATTTGGAGTTACTACAAAATGTTTGGCCGTCTTGATGATAAATTCATCGAAGATAACAAGAATTCACTGTACTAA
- the ybgC gene encoding tol-pal system-associated acyl-CoA thioesterase, producing MNTFHWPVTVYYEDTDAGGVVYHANYLKFFERARTEMLRAVGVHQQSLLEQGIGFVVRHMEIDFLKGAKLDDHLKVVTRVSELKKASLTFCQELVNPEGTVLSKAKVKVACIDNESMRPRALPQLISLELNCSDC from the coding sequence ATGAACACTTTTCATTGGCCAGTCACGGTGTATTACGAAGATACTGACGCTGGTGGAGTGGTTTATCACGCAAATTATCTAAAATTCTTTGAAAGAGCCCGTACCGAAATGCTCCGTGCTGTTGGTGTTCATCAACAGAGTTTGTTGGAACAAGGTATTGGCTTTGTGGTCAGACACATGGAGATCGATTTTCTTAAAGGTGCTAAGTTAGATGACCATTTGAAAGTCGTGACCAGAGTGTCAGAATTAAAAAAAGCTTCTTTAACTTTCTGTCAGGAACTCGTTAATCCTGAAGGCACTGTGTTGTCTAAAGCCAAGGTTAAGGTAGCATGTATCGACAATGAGAGCATGAGGCCGAGAGCTTTGCCTCAATTAATCAGTTTGGAGTTAAACTGCAGTGACTGCTGA
- the tolQ gene encoding protein TolQ — translation MTADISFLDLFLQASFLVKMVMLTLLGMSVASWAAIIKRSKIISAAEREADTFEDRFWSGMDLGALYQDVKKRKDDIYGIEEIFYAGFTEFARLRKTNPSAPDFVMEGTGRAMRVAVAREVDSLETSLPFLATVGSISPYIGLFGTVWGIMHAFIALGEVKQATLAMVAPGIAEALIATAIGLFAAIPAVMAYNRLSNKVSKLEHTYATFSEEFHTILHRQAMAGRE, via the coding sequence GTGACTGCTGATATTTCATTTCTTGACCTTTTTTTACAAGCTAGCTTCCTAGTAAAAATGGTAATGCTGACCCTTTTGGGAATGTCGGTTGCCTCGTGGGCGGCAATTATCAAGCGTAGTAAAATTATCTCTGCTGCTGAGCGTGAAGCGGATACCTTTGAAGACCGCTTTTGGTCTGGAATGGATCTCGGTGCGCTATATCAAGACGTCAAAAAACGTAAAGATGACATCTATGGCATTGAGGAAATTTTTTATGCTGGCTTTACTGAATTTGCACGTTTGCGTAAAACCAACCCGAGTGCACCTGATTTTGTGATGGAAGGTACAGGGCGAGCCATGCGCGTAGCTGTGGCTCGTGAAGTTGATTCACTCGAAACCAGCTTACCTTTCTTGGCAACGGTAGGTTCAATCAGCCCATATATTGGTTTATTTGGAACGGTGTGGGGTATCATGCATGCGTTTATCGCTCTTGGAGAGGTAAAGCAAGCCACGTTAGCCATGGTGGCTCCGGGGATTGCAGAAGCTCTGATTGCAACGGCGATTGGTCTATTTGCTGCGATTCCAGCCGTTATGGCTTACAACCGTCTTAGCAATAAAGTCAGTAAGCTCGAACATACT